One Actinomadura viridis genomic region harbors:
- a CDS encoding penicillin-binding transpeptidase domain-containing protein codes for MNMDKPLRRVAIFAMLLFFGLMAQVNYMQGSQAEALRTDSKNSRQYADVFNAPRGQIIAGGQVLVSSKETGKDNPKYGRTYKDGMIYSPVTGYFNGGASKVEMAYNSLLGGKDKRITQQRWFDTFIGKKAEGANVELALDPRAQQVAYAQLKKTSRRSGAAVIDVKTGAIVVLASFPSFDPNEVAPQTGLKGGKRLEQLDKQAGVIKPLIDNAMSQTFPPGSTFKTVTAAIAMEQNGLSSSSTVNTGTLILPGSNKALPNSHDTGNCGSRAPLRGAFAESCNTTFAEMAMKMGIEKLNQGSSKFGFNRPVQIEPNLRAAESDVPVEVRNPETGKMEPTGQDGTARSGIGQENVRATPLQMAMVAAAVANNGKIMKPYLVEKVRAKDQSELYNAEPKQFSQAMKGDTADQLADMMRAVVTEGTARNLAQFGIAGKTGTAEQGLGNPNARWFSGFAPVQNPRYAFAVVTEGTGSGGENAGPIAGAIMRAVVSK; via the coding sequence ATGAACATGGACAAGCCGCTGCGCAGGGTCGCGATCTTCGCGATGCTGCTGTTCTTCGGGCTGATGGCCCAGGTGAACTACATGCAGGGCAGCCAGGCGGAGGCGCTGCGCACCGACAGCAAGAACTCCCGGCAGTACGCCGACGTGTTCAACGCGCCGCGCGGGCAGATCATCGCGGGCGGCCAGGTCCTGGTCTCCTCGAAGGAGACCGGCAAGGACAACCCCAAGTACGGCCGCACGTACAAGGACGGCATGATCTACTCGCCCGTCACCGGGTACTTCAACGGTGGCGCGTCCAAGGTCGAGATGGCCTACAACTCGCTGCTGGGCGGCAAGGACAAGCGGATCACCCAGCAGCGCTGGTTCGACACCTTCATCGGCAAGAAGGCCGAGGGCGCCAACGTGGAGCTGGCGCTCGACCCCCGGGCGCAGCAGGTCGCGTACGCGCAGCTGAAGAAGACGTCGCGGCGGTCGGGCGCGGCGGTGATCGACGTCAAGACCGGCGCGATCGTGGTGCTCGCGTCGTTCCCCTCGTTCGACCCGAACGAGGTCGCCCCGCAGACCGGGCTCAAGGGCGGCAAGCGGCTGGAGCAGCTCGACAAGCAGGCCGGCGTCATCAAGCCGCTGATCGACAACGCGATGAGCCAGACCTTCCCGCCCGGCTCGACGTTCAAGACCGTGACGGCTGCCATCGCGATGGAGCAGAACGGTCTCAGCTCCTCCAGCACCGTCAACACCGGAACGCTGATCCTGCCCGGGTCCAACAAGGCGTTGCCCAACTCGCACGACACCGGCAACTGCGGCAGCCGTGCCCCGCTGCGCGGCGCGTTCGCCGAGTCCTGCAACACCACCTTCGCCGAGATGGCGATGAAGATGGGCATCGAGAAGCTCAACCAGGGCTCCAGCAAGTTCGGGTTCAACCGGCCGGTGCAGATCGAGCCCAACCTGCGCGCCGCCGAGAGCGACGTCCCGGTCGAGGTCCGCAACCCGGAGACCGGCAAGATGGAGCCCACCGGCCAGGACGGCACCGCCCGCTCCGGCATCGGGCAGGAGAACGTGCGCGCCACTCCCCTGCAGATGGCCATGGTCGCCGCGGCGGTCGCCAACAACGGCAAGATCATGAAGCCGTACCTGGTGGAGAAGGTCCGGGCCAAGGACCAGAGCGAGCTGTACAACGCCGAGCCCAAGCAGTTCTCGCAGGCGATGAAGGGCGACACCGCCGACCAGCTGGCGGACATGATGCGGGCCGTGGTCACCGAGGGCACCGCGCGCAACCTCGCGCAGTTCGGCATCGCCGGCAAGACCGGCACCGCCGAGCAGGGGCTGGGCAACCCCAACGCCCGCTGGTTCTCCGGGTTCGCTCCGGTGCAGAACCCCCGGTACGCGTTCGCCGTCGTGACCGAGGGCACCGGCAGCGGTGGCGAGAACGCCGGCCCGATCGCGGGCGCGATCATGCGGGCGGTGGTCAGCAAATGA
- a CDS encoding serine/threonine-protein kinase — protein sequence MSGDLVLNGRYRLRERLAIGGMGEVWRASDAVNGREVAVKLLRPELMSDPAACSRFQGEAEFTAALRHDGIARVYGTGTHDGRTYLVMELIDGEPLAEIIARAGALPVATVLDLVAQSARALAAAHAAGIVHRDVKPGNLMVTRDGIVKITDFGIARRPAAASQTQTGVVMGTASYIAPERASGQSASPAADLYSLGVVAYECLSGHVPFKGATPAEVALQHVRSAPPALPESVPAPVRALVADLLAKRPADRPAGAYEVADRAVLVRDSLAPAAAGRAAPLRFDDERSPDTLTPGAGAARRRAAQDYASMATGTLLLGVVAVGTMWRGLGSAAQDATRSLRSSTPRYSRASLSQKPTRKPPRATSTAPDPTPSPTDGTMTPSTPSPRPAPTESGRLGSEDKV from the coding sequence ATGAGCGGCGACCTCGTCCTGAACGGCCGGTACCGGCTGCGGGAGCGGCTGGCCATCGGGGGGATGGGCGAGGTCTGGCGGGCCTCGGACGCGGTTAACGGCCGCGAGGTCGCGGTCAAGCTGCTGCGGCCGGAGCTGATGTCCGACCCCGCCGCCTGCTCCCGGTTCCAGGGCGAGGCCGAGTTCACCGCGGCGCTGCGTCACGACGGGATCGCCCGGGTGTACGGCACCGGCACCCATGACGGCCGGACGTACCTGGTCATGGAGCTGATCGACGGCGAGCCGCTGGCCGAGATCATCGCCCGTGCCGGGGCCCTGCCCGTGGCGACGGTGCTCGACCTGGTCGCGCAGTCGGCGCGGGCGCTGGCCGCCGCCCACGCGGCCGGGATCGTGCACCGCGACGTCAAGCCGGGCAACCTGATGGTGACGCGGGACGGCATCGTCAAGATCACCGATTTCGGCATCGCGCGCCGGCCGGCGGCGGCCTCGCAGACCCAGACCGGGGTGGTGATGGGCACGGCGTCCTACATCGCGCCCGAACGGGCCTCCGGCCAGAGCGCCAGCCCTGCCGCCGACCTCTACTCGCTGGGGGTCGTGGCCTACGAATGCCTGAGCGGGCACGTGCCGTTCAAGGGTGCGACCCCGGCCGAGGTGGCCCTCCAGCACGTACGTTCCGCGCCGCCCGCGCTGCCGGAGTCGGTGCCCGCGCCGGTCCGGGCCCTGGTCGCCGATCTGCTGGCCAAGCGCCCCGCCGACCGTCCCGCCGGTGCGTACGAGGTCGCCGACCGGGCGGTGCTCGTCCGCGACTCCCTGGCGCCGGCCGCCGCCGGCCGGGCCGCCCCCCTGCGATTTGACGACGAGCGGAGTCCGGATACCCTCACCCCGGGGGCCGGTGCCGCACGACGGCGCGCGGCACAGGACTATGCCTCGATGGCGACCGGGACCCTCTTGCTCGGTGTCGTCGCGGTGGGCACAATGTGGCGGGGCCTCGGCTCGGCCGCCCAGGACGCCACCCGCTCCCTCCGTTCGTCAACGCCCCGGTACTCCCGCGCGTCCCTTTCACAGAAGCCAACCAGGAAACCGCCCAGGGCGACGTCCACCGCCCCAGATCCAACACCGAGTCCGACGGACGGCACCATGACTCCGTCAACTCCGAGCCCACGTCCCGCACCCACCGAGAGCGGGCGGCTAGGTTCAGAGGACAAGGTGTAG
- the pknB gene encoding Stk1 family PASTA domain-containing Ser/Thr kinase has translation MSQPRLLGGRYELDIVIGRGGMAEVYRARDQRLDRVVAVKTLRSDLARDPTFQERFRREAQSAASLNHPSVIAVYDTGEDMIGDTSIPYIVMEYVDGSTLRDLLRENRALLPEKALEITDGILRALDYSHRGGIVHRDIKPANVMMTRNHEVKVMDFGIARAMADSAATMTQTAQVIGTAQYLSPEQARGERVDARSDIYSTGCVLYELLTGRPPFTGDSPVAIAYQHVREEPVPPSQIDPEIPQWADAMVLKAMAKDAGHRYQNANEFRQEIQRVLQGHPVSSTAASTMMMGAQPQGTQVMGAMPGGPARTQVRRPGGPGYDLPPVHYDDRGPERDGAGRKVALWLALAVVFIGGAGLIGWAVTRDGGPDQVAVPAALVNASQSNARAELQKVGLEVGQVTEEYSDEVDDDHVISTDPAPGAAVDEGTSVNLVVSKGKKPPELVEVPEVAGKAYVVAKQLLEGKGFDVSRDVQTHDSVPRGNVIRSDPGAGQKLPKKTKVTLYVSAGPSNIKVPNLFNTSQRSACGQLAQLGLKCKTVTGEAPPDKQVAPGQVFAHEPGPDATVAPGDTITIHVAQRPSPTPTPPTPGLPGPGGPPGEND, from the coding sequence ATGAGCCAACCTCGGCTGCTCGGCGGTCGCTACGAGCTCGATATCGTGATCGGGCGCGGCGGCATGGCCGAGGTCTACCGTGCCAGAGACCAGCGCCTCGATCGCGTGGTCGCGGTCAAGACCCTGCGCTCGGACCTGGCGCGCGATCCCACGTTCCAGGAACGGTTCCGGCGGGAGGCGCAGTCCGCGGCCTCGCTCAACCACCCCTCGGTCATCGCCGTGTACGACACCGGCGAGGACATGATCGGTGACACCTCCATCCCCTACATCGTGATGGAGTACGTCGACGGGAGCACGCTGCGCGACCTGCTCCGGGAGAACCGCGCGCTGCTCCCCGAGAAGGCACTGGAGATCACCGACGGGATCCTGCGGGCGCTGGACTACAGCCACCGCGGCGGCATCGTCCACCGGGACATCAAGCCGGCGAACGTGATGATGACCCGTAACCACGAGGTCAAGGTCATGGACTTCGGCATCGCCCGGGCGATGGCCGACTCCGCCGCCACCATGACGCAGACCGCGCAGGTCATCGGCACCGCCCAGTACCTGTCGCCCGAGCAGGCGCGCGGTGAGCGGGTGGACGCCCGCAGCGACATCTACTCGACCGGCTGCGTGCTGTACGAGCTGCTCACCGGCAGGCCCCCGTTCACCGGGGACTCGCCGGTGGCGATCGCCTACCAGCACGTCCGGGAGGAGCCGGTCCCGCCGTCCCAGATCGACCCGGAGATCCCCCAGTGGGCCGACGCCATGGTGCTGAAGGCGATGGCCAAGGACGCCGGTCACCGCTACCAGAACGCCAACGAGTTCCGGCAGGAGATCCAGCGCGTCCTGCAGGGCCATCCGGTGTCGTCCACGGCGGCGTCGACGATGATGATGGGGGCGCAACCGCAGGGCACCCAGGTGATGGGCGCCATGCCGGGCGGGCCCGCGCGCACCCAGGTGCGGCGGCCGGGCGGTCCCGGTTACGACCTGCCGCCGGTCCACTACGACGACCGGGGTCCCGAGCGTGACGGCGCGGGCCGCAAGGTCGCGCTGTGGCTGGCCCTGGCCGTGGTGTTCATCGGCGGTGCCGGGCTGATCGGCTGGGCGGTGACCCGTGACGGCGGGCCCGACCAGGTCGCCGTGCCCGCCGCGCTGGTGAACGCCTCACAGAGCAACGCCCGGGCCGAGCTGCAGAAGGTGGGCCTGGAGGTCGGCCAGGTCACCGAGGAATACAGCGACGAGGTCGACGATGATCACGTCATCAGCACCGACCCGGCGCCGGGCGCCGCCGTCGACGAGGGCACCTCGGTCAACCTCGTCGTCTCCAAGGGCAAGAAGCCGCCGGAGCTGGTGGAGGTCCCGGAGGTGGCCGGCAAGGCCTACGTCGTGGCCAAGCAGCTGCTGGAGGGCAAGGGCTTCGACGTCTCACGGGACGTCCAGACGCATGACTCGGTGCCGCGCGGCAACGTGATCCGTTCGGATCCGGGCGCCGGCCAGAAGCTGCCGAAGAAGACCAAGGTCACGCTGTACGTCTCGGCGGGTCCCAGCAACATCAAGGTGCCCAACCTGTTCAACACCAGCCAGCGGTCGGCCTGCGGCCAGCTCGCGCAGCTGGGGCTCAAGTGCAAGACCGTGACGGGCGAGGCGCCGCCCGACAAGCAGGTGGCGCCGGGGCAGGTCTTCGCCCACGAGCCCGGCCCGGACGCGACCGTCGCCCCCGGCGACACCATCACCATCCATGTGGCGCAGCGGCCGTCGCCGACGCCCACGCCGCCCACTCCGGGGCTGCCCGGTCCGGGCGGCCCGCCTGGGGAGAACGACTGA